The following are from one region of the Mycolicibacterium helvum genome:
- a CDS encoding PHP domain-containing protein yields MDPVAALRQIAYYKDRAREDSRRVMAYRKAADIVEALDEPSRERHGRANSWQSLPGIGPKTAKVIAQAWAGQEPDSLVELRSAAVDLGGGEIRAALRGDLHLHSDWSDGSAPIHEMLATAAALGHEYCALTDHSPRLTVANGLSADRLRHQLDVIDELREELAPFRILTGIEVDILDDGSLDQEPELLDRLDIVVASVHSKLAMDEPAMTRRMVRAVSAARVNVLGHCTGRLVTGSRGIRAESKFDAEKVFTACRDNNTAVEINSRPERRDPPTRLLKLALEIGCDFSIDTDAHAPGQLDFLGYGAQRALDSGVPLERIITTWPAEKLAGWAAH; encoded by the coding sequence ATGGACCCGGTGGCTGCGCTACGCCAGATCGCGTACTACAAGGACCGGGCGCGCGAGGATTCCCGGCGGGTGATGGCCTACCGAAAGGCCGCCGACATCGTCGAGGCGTTGGACGAGCCGAGTCGGGAGCGGCACGGCCGCGCCAACAGCTGGCAGTCGCTGCCCGGAATCGGACCGAAGACCGCCAAGGTCATTGCGCAGGCCTGGGCTGGCCAGGAGCCCGACTCGCTTGTCGAATTGCGAAGTGCGGCAGTCGATCTCGGTGGCGGTGAAATTCGGGCCGCGTTACGCGGCGACCTGCATCTGCATTCGGACTGGTCGGATGGATCGGCCCCGATCCACGAGATGCTGGCCACCGCGGCCGCGTTGGGCCACGAGTACTGCGCGCTCACCGATCACTCGCCGCGGCTGACCGTCGCCAACGGGCTGTCCGCCGATCGGCTACGCCATCAGCTTGACGTCATCGATGAGCTGCGCGAGGAGCTGGCGCCGTTCCGGATACTCACCGGCATCGAGGTCGACATCCTCGATGACGGCAGCCTGGATCAGGAGCCTGAACTGCTGGATCGGCTCGACATTGTGGTGGCCAGCGTGCACTCCAAGCTGGCGATGGACGAACCGGCGATGACCCGCCGGATGGTGCGCGCAGTATCCGCCGCGCGGGTCAACGTCCTGGGCCACTGCACCGGGCGGTTGGTGACCGGCAGCCGCGGGATCCGGGCCGAGTCGAAGTTCGACGCCGAGAAGGTGTTCACCGCCTGCCGGGACAACAACACCGCCGTCGAGATCAACTCACGTCCCGAGCGCCGTGACCCGCCGACCCGCCTGCTCAAGCTGGCGTTGGAGATCGGTTGCGACTTCTCGATCGACACCGACGCGCACGCCCCGGGCCAGCTTGACTTCCTCGGCTACGGTGCCCAGCGTGCGCTCGACAGCGGTGTACCGCTCGAGCGGATCATCACCACCTGGCCGGCCGAGAAATTGGCTGGCTGGGCGGCACACTAA
- the dinB gene encoding DNA polymerase IV translates to MFVSGGGATILHADLDSFYASVEQRDDPTLRGRPVIVGGGVVLAASYEAKAYGVRTAMGGHHARRLCPAAVVVPPRMSAYSQASADVFDVFRDTTPLVEPLSVDEAFLDVSGLLRLSGDPARIGARLRQQVRDRVGLPITVGVARTKFLAKVASQEAKPDGLLLVPPDGELAFLHPLPVRRLWGVGPKTADKLGTHGIETVAQVAELSESMLGSMVGPAMGHQLYCLSRNIDRRRVTTVHRRRSVGAQRALGRQRRTPAELDAVVIGLVDRITRRMRSAQRTGRTVLLRLRFDDFTRVTRSHTMAMATGSTEPILAAARGLVAAASPLIAQRGITLIGFAVSNIDTGGAQQLELPLHGGRPDTLELDAAVDQVRRRYGNAVLTRGVLVGRDPGLEVPHLPD, encoded by the coding sequence ATGTTCGTGTCCGGCGGTGGGGCAACCATCTTGCACGCTGATCTCGACTCGTTCTACGCGTCGGTCGAGCAGCGCGACGACCCGACGCTGCGCGGTCGCCCGGTGATCGTGGGCGGCGGCGTGGTGCTGGCCGCCAGCTATGAGGCCAAGGCCTACGGGGTGCGTACCGCGATGGGCGGCCACCACGCGCGCCGGCTGTGCCCGGCCGCGGTGGTCGTCCCACCGCGGATGTCGGCCTACAGCCAAGCCAGTGCCGACGTCTTCGACGTCTTTCGCGACACCACGCCATTGGTGGAACCCCTCTCGGTGGATGAGGCCTTCCTCGATGTGTCCGGACTACTGCGCCTGTCGGGTGATCCGGCCCGGATCGGGGCCCGCTTGCGCCAGCAGGTGCGAGATCGAGTGGGGCTGCCCATCACGGTGGGGGTCGCCCGCACCAAGTTCCTGGCGAAGGTCGCCAGCCAGGAAGCCAAGCCCGACGGCCTACTGCTGGTGCCACCGGACGGGGAGTTGGCGTTTCTGCATCCGCTGCCGGTGCGGCGGCTGTGGGGTGTGGGTCCCAAGACAGCGGACAAGTTGGGCACGCACGGTATCGAAACCGTCGCCCAGGTCGCCGAACTGTCCGAGTCGATGCTGGGCTCGATGGTCGGACCCGCGATGGGACACCAACTGTATTGCCTCTCGCGCAACATCGACCGGCGCCGGGTCACGACGGTGCATCGCCGCCGCTCCGTGGGCGCTCAGCGGGCGCTGGGTCGTCAGCGCAGAACGCCCGCCGAGCTGGATGCCGTGGTGATCGGCCTCGTCGACCGGATCACCCGCCGGATGCGCTCGGCACAGCGCACCGGCCGAACAGTGTTGTTGCGCTTGCGCTTCGACGATTTCACCCGGGTCACCCGCTCGCACACGATGGCCATGGCCACCGGGTCCACCGAACCGATCCTGGCCGCCGCTCGCGGTCTGGTCGCCGCGGCCTCGCCTTTGATCGCGCAGCGGGGCATCACGCTGATCGGGTTCGCGGTGTCCAATATCGACACCGGCGGCGCTCAGCAATTGGAGCTGCCATTGCACGGTGGGCGCCCCGACACGTTGGAGCTGGATGCGGCGGTGGACCAGGTCCGTCGCCGCTACGGCAACGCGGTGCTCACCCGGGGCGTGCTGGTCGGCCGGGACCCTGGATTGGAGGTGCCGCACCTGCCCGACTGA
- the ponA2 gene encoding transglycosylase/D,D-transpeptidase PonA2, translating to MSEPHPTAGATVAKFALFCVLAGVLVAAMLFPLVGGAGIVVNHASDVAAQDSEDLMTGEVPTVSTMVDTAGNPIAWIYAQRRWPVPTDRIADTMKLAIVSIEDKRFADHNGVDVQGTLTGLVGYLRGDLDTRGGSTIEQQYVKNYNLLVNAQTDSERRAAIETTPARKLREIRMALALDKALSKPEILTRYLNLVYFGNGAYGVQDAARTYFGINANDLNWQQAALLAGIVQSTSALNPYTNPEAALTRRNLVLDTLIDNEPQYADALRAARQEPLGILPQPNSLPQGCIAAGDRGFFCDYVLQYLARAGLSKDDVARNGYLIRTTLNPAVQNSVKKAIDTVASPTLDGVASVMSVIQPGKTSHKVIAMGDNRNYGLQLDAGQTVQPQPFSLVGDGAGSIFKIFTTAAALDMGMGINAQLEVPAQFQGKGLGSSNTPGCPKETWCVKNAGNYRSPMSVTDALAQSPNTAFARLIGQVGVQRAVDMAVKLGLRSYAEPGTARAYDPDSNESLADFIKRQNLGSFTLGPFELNALELSNVAATLASGGMWCPPSPVDKIFDRNGREVAVETQSCEQVVPEGLANTLANALSKDATSGTAAGSASSAGWTLPMSGKTGTTESHRSSGFLGFTNQYAAANYIFDDSTNPGGLCSWPLRKCGGGNLYGGNEPARTWFLAMKPVAGDFGPIALPPTDPRYVEGGPGSMVPSVTGLSFDAARKRLRDAGFQVADLPTPINSFSSRGTVVGTTPTGKTIPGSIITINTSNGTPPAPPPDAVPPPPPPPPDAPPPDVNVINIPGLPPITLPMWPPPAPPPPPPPPPAPEPPPPPPAPEPPPPAPDAPPPA from the coding sequence ATGTCGGAGCCACACCCTACGGCGGGTGCCACCGTTGCCAAGTTCGCGTTGTTCTGCGTGCTGGCCGGTGTCTTGGTGGCGGCCATGCTCTTTCCGCTCGTCGGCGGCGCGGGCATCGTCGTCAATCACGCCTCTGACGTAGCGGCCCAGGATTCCGAAGATCTGATGACGGGCGAGGTGCCCACGGTCTCCACGATGGTCGACACTGCGGGAAACCCGATTGCCTGGATCTATGCCCAACGCCGGTGGCCGGTGCCTACCGACCGGATTGCCGACACGATGAAGTTGGCGATCGTGTCGATCGAGGACAAGCGCTTCGCCGACCACAACGGCGTGGACGTTCAGGGCACCCTGACCGGTCTCGTCGGCTACCTCAGGGGTGACCTCGACACCCGCGGTGGGTCGACAATCGAGCAGCAGTACGTCAAGAACTACAACCTGTTGGTCAACGCCCAGACCGATTCCGAACGGCGGGCGGCTATCGAGACGACGCCGGCGCGCAAACTGCGCGAAATCCGGATGGCGCTGGCCCTGGACAAGGCCCTCTCCAAGCCCGAGATCCTGACCCGCTACCTCAACCTGGTCTACTTCGGCAACGGCGCCTACGGAGTGCAGGACGCCGCCAGGACTTACTTCGGCATCAACGCCAACGACCTCAATTGGCAGCAGGCGGCGCTGCTGGCCGGGATCGTGCAGTCGACCAGTGCCCTGAACCCGTACACCAACCCCGAGGCCGCGCTGACGCGCCGCAATCTCGTGCTCGACACGTTGATCGACAACGAGCCCCAGTACGCCGACGCCTTGCGCGCCGCCCGCCAGGAACCGCTGGGCATTCTGCCGCAGCCCAACAGCCTGCCGCAGGGGTGCATCGCGGCCGGCGATCGTGGTTTCTTCTGCGACTACGTGCTGCAGTATCTGGCTCGAGCGGGACTGTCCAAGGATGATGTGGCACGCAACGGATACCTGATCCGGACCACCCTGAATCCGGCGGTCCAGAACAGCGTGAAGAAGGCGATCGACACCGTCGCCAGCCCGACGCTGGACGGGGTCGCCAGCGTGATGAGCGTCATCCAACCCGGCAAGACCAGCCACAAAGTCATCGCGATGGGCGACAACCGCAATTACGGCCTGCAGCTGGACGCCGGCCAAACAGTTCAGCCCCAACCCTTCTCGTTGGTCGGCGACGGCGCCGGATCGATCTTCAAGATCTTCACCACCGCGGCTGCCCTCGATATGGGCATGGGTATCAACGCGCAGCTCGAGGTTCCGGCGCAGTTTCAGGGCAAGGGCCTGGGCAGCAGTAACACCCCGGGCTGCCCCAAGGAGACCTGGTGTGTGAAGAACGCCGGGAACTACCGCAGCCCGATGAGCGTGACGGATGCGCTGGCTCAGTCCCCCAATACAGCGTTCGCCCGGCTGATCGGCCAGGTCGGCGTGCAGCGCGCTGTGGACATGGCGGTCAAGCTGGGATTGCGGTCCTATGCAGAACCGGGCACAGCGCGCGCCTACGACCCGGACAGCAACGAGAGCCTGGCCGATTTCATCAAGCGCCAGAACCTCGGCTCATTCACCCTGGGTCCGTTCGAGTTGAATGCGCTCGAATTGTCCAATGTTGCAGCCACATTGGCTTCGGGTGGCATGTGGTGCCCGCCCAGCCCGGTGGACAAGATCTTCGACCGCAACGGCCGCGAGGTTGCCGTCGAGACGCAGTCCTGCGAGCAGGTGGTGCCGGAAGGTCTGGCCAACACGCTGGCCAATGCGCTGTCCAAAGACGCCACCAGCGGCACGGCGGCCGGTTCGGCCAGCTCGGCGGGCTGGACCCTGCCGATGTCAGGTAAGACCGGCACCACCGAATCGCACCGCTCGTCAGGGTTTCTCGGCTTCACCAATCAGTACGCCGCGGCGAACTACATTTTCGACGACTCCACCAATCCCGGCGGGCTGTGCTCTTGGCCGCTTCGCAAGTGCGGGGGCGGGAATCTCTACGGCGGCAACGAACCTGCGCGGACGTGGTTCCTGGCGATGAAACCGGTCGCAGGAGATTTCGGCCCGATCGCACTGCCGCCCACCGACCCGCGCTATGTCGAGGGCGGCCCGGGCAGCATGGTGCCCAGCGTCACCGGCCTGAGTTTCGATGCCGCGCGGAAACGGCTGCGGGACGCCGGTTTCCAGGTCGCCGACCTGCCCACCCCGATCAACAGCTTCTCGTCGCGGGGCACGGTGGTGGGCACCACCCCAACGGGCAAGACCATTCCGGGGTCGATCATCACGATCAACACCAGCAACGGGACCCCACCCGCACCGCCGCCAGATGCGGTGCCGCCGCCACCTCCCCCGCCACCGGACGCCCCGCCGCCCGACGTCAACGTCATCAACATCCCCGGCCTGCCGCCGATCACGCTGCCGATGTGGCCGCCGCCGGCACCGCCACCGCCACCGCCACCGCCACCGGCGCCCGAACCACCACCGCCGCCACCGGCCCCGGAACCCCCACCACCTGCACCGGACGCACCGCCGCCGGCCTGA
- a CDS encoding TetR/AcrR family transcriptional regulator, with protein sequence MPAASPTRVRGRRATRPSGDDREAAILRTLEDMLEQRPFTEISVDDLAKGAGLSRPTFYFYFASKDAVLVRLFARAMTASGAEQQPDTVTEHPQQGWHAGIHAFFDSLRPHRAVVLAGLTAMAANSELRDMWTTFMTGWIDYTAGLITKERERGAAPDTIPAHDLATALNLMNERVVFAAQGSQEPTLPEHAALEALAHIWIASIYGGTKASAASV encoded by the coding sequence GTGCCAGCCGCCAGCCCGACCCGCGTTCGCGGCCGTCGCGCGACCCGCCCCTCCGGGGACGATCGCGAGGCGGCCATCCTGCGCACGCTGGAGGACATGCTCGAGCAGCGGCCGTTTACCGAGATCTCGGTGGACGACCTCGCCAAGGGCGCCGGCCTGTCCCGCCCGACCTTCTACTTCTATTTCGCGTCCAAAGACGCGGTGCTGGTGCGGTTGTTCGCCCGCGCAATGACGGCATCCGGCGCGGAGCAGCAGCCCGACACTGTCACCGAGCACCCCCAGCAAGGCTGGCACGCCGGTATTCACGCCTTCTTCGATTCGCTGCGCCCACACCGGGCGGTCGTACTGGCCGGGCTCACCGCGATGGCCGCCAACTCCGAGCTGCGCGATATGTGGACAACGTTCATGACCGGCTGGATCGACTACACGGCCGGGTTGATCACCAAAGAGCGTGAGCGGGGCGCGGCGCCTGACACCATCCCGGCCCACGATCTGGCGACAGCGCTCAATCTGATGAACGAGCGGGTGGTGTTCGCCGCCCAGGGCAGCCAGGAGCCGACGCTGCCGGAGCACGCCGCCCTGGAGGCCCTCGCGCACATCTGGATCGCCAGCATCTACGGCGGGACCAAGGCTTCTGCGGCCTCGGTTTGA
- a CDS encoding flavin-containing monooxygenase — MTEHVDVVIVGAGISGISAAWHLQDRCPSKSFLILERRESLGGTWDLFKYPGIRSDSDMFTLGFRFKPWTSQKAIADGPSIMSYLNETVRECGIDKRIRFRQRVVSAEWSSADNQWTLRVEAGGEHKDITCSFLFACSGYYNYDQGYSPEFPGAEDFTGTIVHPQHWPEDLDYTGKRVVVIGSGATAVTLIPALANSGAGHVTMLQRSPTYIGALPDVDPFAVRMNKLLPAKPAYVANRWKSIMFQSTQYWLARRFPNFMRKQLMTMAQRRLPEGYDVNKHFGPSYRVWDERLCLAPNGDLFRTIRKGQADVVTDTIERFTPTGIKLASGQECAADIIVTATGLNLQLFGGAEIRRDGEPLDLTSTMTYKGMMLSGVPNMAFTIGYTNASWTLKADLVSEFVCRVLNYMDSRGYDRVEPGQPAADIEERPLMDFTPGYVLRALDRLPKAGSRAPWRLKQNYLLDLGLIRHGKVDDDALQFAKHHVSVGV; from the coding sequence ATGACTGAACACGTCGATGTAGTGATCGTGGGCGCGGGTATTTCCGGGATCAGCGCTGCCTGGCATCTGCAGGACCGCTGCCCGTCGAAGAGCTTCCTGATCCTGGAGCGCCGGGAGAGTCTCGGCGGCACCTGGGACCTGTTCAAATATCCCGGGATCCGATCGGACTCCGACATGTTCACCCTCGGCTTCCGGTTCAAGCCCTGGACATCGCAGAAGGCGATCGCCGACGGTCCGTCGATCATGTCCTACCTCAACGAGACGGTCCGCGAGTGTGGCATCGACAAGCGCATCCGCTTTCGTCAACGCGTGGTGAGCGCGGAATGGTCCAGCGCCGACAACCAGTGGACGTTGCGCGTTGAGGCCGGGGGCGAACACAAGGACATCACCTGCTCGTTCCTCTTCGCGTGCAGCGGCTACTACAACTACGACCAGGGCTATTCGCCCGAGTTCCCCGGCGCCGAGGACTTCACCGGCACCATCGTGCACCCCCAGCACTGGCCTGAGGACCTGGACTACACCGGCAAACGGGTCGTGGTCATCGGTAGCGGCGCGACGGCCGTGACTCTCATTCCCGCCCTCGCCAATTCGGGTGCCGGGCACGTCACGATGCTCCAGCGCTCGCCGACCTACATCGGGGCGCTGCCCGACGTCGACCCGTTTGCGGTACGAATGAACAAGCTGCTGCCCGCCAAACCCGCCTACGTCGCCAACCGCTGGAAGAGCATCATGTTTCAGTCCACCCAGTATTGGCTGGCCAGGCGGTTCCCCAACTTCATGCGCAAGCAGTTGATGACCATGGCGCAGCGGCGACTGCCCGAGGGGTACGACGTGAACAAGCATTTCGGCCCGAGCTACCGGGTGTGGGACGAACGACTGTGCTTGGCGCCGAACGGCGATCTGTTCCGCACCATTCGCAAAGGTCAGGCCGACGTCGTCACCGACACAATCGAGCGCTTCACTCCGACCGGAATCAAGCTGGCCTCAGGGCAGGAGTGCGCAGCCGACATCATCGTCACCGCAACGGGTTTGAATCTCCAGTTGTTCGGGGGTGCGGAGATCCGCCGCGACGGTGAGCCGCTCGACCTGACTTCCACGATGACCTACAAGGGCATGATGCTCTCCGGCGTGCCGAACATGGCCTTCACCATCGGCTACACCAACGCATCGTGGACGTTGAAGGCCGATCTGGTCTCCGAATTCGTCTGCCGCGTCCTCAATTACATGGATTCCCGCGGCTACGACAGGGTTGAACCCGGGCAGCCGGCGGCCGATATCGAGGAACGTCCGCTCATGGACTTCACCCCGGGCTATGTGCTGCGGGCACTGGACCGACTGCCCAAGGCCGGCTCGCGGGCACCGTGGCGACTCAAGCAGAATTATCTGCTGGACCTAGGGTTGATCCGGCACGGGAAGGTCGACGACGACGCCCTGCAGTTCGCCAAACACCATGTCTCGGTGGGTGTTTAG
- the rraA gene encoding ribonuclease E activity regulator RraA: protein MTVTVRATADLVDAIGPEVRSCDVQFRQFGGRTEFAGPISTVRCFQDNALLKSVLSEPGDGRVLVIDGDASVHTALVGDLIAELARSNGWAGLIVHGAVRDAATLRTLDIGIKALGTNPRKSTKTGAGERDVEVSFGGVSFVPGELAYSDDDGIVVIPAD, encoded by the coding sequence ATGACCGTCACCGTCCGCGCCACCGCCGACCTTGTCGACGCCATCGGACCCGAGGTGCGCAGCTGCGATGTCCAGTTCCGTCAGTTCGGTGGCCGCACCGAATTCGCCGGACCGATCAGCACGGTGCGCTGCTTTCAGGACAACGCACTGTTGAAGTCGGTGCTGTCCGAACCGGGCGACGGGCGCGTTCTGGTGATCGACGGCGACGCCTCGGTGCACACCGCGCTGGTCGGGGACCTCATCGCCGAGCTGGCCCGCTCCAATGGCTGGGCGGGGCTCATCGTGCACGGCGCTGTGCGGGACGCGGCGACCCTGCGCACCCTCGACATCGGCATCAAAGCACTGGGAACCAATCCCCGTAAGAGCACCAAGACCGGCGCCGGTGAGCGCGATGTCGAGGTCAGCTTCGGCGGCGTGAGCTTCGTCCCCGGCGAGTTGGCTTACAGCGATGACGACGGGATCGTCGTCATACCAGCGGACTAA
- a CDS encoding copper resistance CopC family protein, with translation MATTGTAVASAHAVRIAADPAADASLAIAPAEVSATFNEQLHSDFAAMTVVGPDGNLWSDGTPQVKGAVVSVGVRPLGPAGTYTVNYRVTSADGHVVSGSWSFTLTVAGNGTPGPRASASADADERALPVWPFVLGAAAVIGCGFAWSRLRRS, from the coding sequence ATGGCGACGACGGGGACGGCAGTGGCCTCCGCTCACGCCGTGCGAATCGCCGCGGACCCCGCGGCCGATGCATCACTGGCGATCGCCCCGGCGGAAGTCAGTGCCACCTTCAACGAACAGTTGCACTCCGATTTCGCCGCGATGACGGTCGTCGGACCCGACGGGAACCTCTGGTCCGACGGCACTCCACAGGTAAAAGGCGCGGTGGTCAGCGTGGGGGTGCGCCCGCTCGGCCCGGCCGGCACCTACACGGTGAACTATCGGGTCACTTCGGCCGACGGCCATGTCGTGTCCGGCTCCTGGTCGTTCACGCTGACCGTGGCGGGCAATGGCACACCCGGCCCCCGGGCGTCGGCGTCGGCCGACGCCGACGAACGGGCTCTGCCCGTCTGGCCCTTCGTTCTCGGTGCGGCTGCAGTGATCGGCTGCGGCTTCGCGTGGTCGCGGCTGCGCCGGTCGTGA
- a CDS encoding YcnI family copper-binding membrane protein → MTAQTTRGLKVAALTTSLVLGSWLTAATAGAHVHVNADQPVRGQYALVTFQVPNESEKSSATTKVTISLPNVASVSTDVMAGWSAELDRDATTGAYRSVTFTASPNEGIGVGQFELFPISIKLPDADSATFPVVQTYADGTIVHWDQPPLPNGEEPEYPAPVLALTSGPPAPKERHATPAAPAPTTVPAVSATPTSGEHAEPQASADNTARALAGGALLVAAIGVGVAVARRRT, encoded by the coding sequence ATGACCGCCCAGACGACGCGCGGGCTCAAGGTGGCCGCGCTGACCACCTCCCTCGTCCTGGGTTCCTGGTTAACAGCCGCGACGGCCGGCGCGCACGTCCACGTCAACGCCGACCAGCCGGTGCGTGGCCAATACGCACTGGTCACGTTCCAGGTGCCCAACGAGTCCGAAAAGAGCTCTGCTACAACCAAAGTCACGATCTCACTGCCGAATGTCGCGTCGGTCAGCACCGATGTGATGGCGGGATGGTCCGCTGAACTGGATCGCGATGCCACCACCGGTGCGTATCGATCGGTCACGTTCACCGCGTCGCCCAACGAGGGCATCGGGGTGGGCCAGTTCGAGTTGTTCCCGATCTCGATCAAGCTGCCGGACGCCGATTCTGCGACGTTCCCGGTGGTTCAGACCTACGCCGACGGCACCATCGTGCATTGGGATCAGCCGCCGCTGCCCAACGGCGAGGAGCCCGAGTACCCCGCGCCGGTGTTGGCTCTCACGTCGGGCCCGCCGGCTCCGAAGGAACGGCACGCAACGCCCGCGGCCCCGGCCCCCACTACGGTTCCTGCGGTCAGTGCCACACCAACATCGGGTGAGCACGCCGAACCCCAGGCCAGTGCCGACAACACCGCCCGCGCCCTGGCCGGCGGTGCGTTGTTGGTGGCTGCCATCGGTGTCGGCGTCGCGGTGGCCCGCCGACGGACTTGA
- a CDS encoding DUF6474 family protein, with translation MGLFKRKSRATRRAEARAIKARAKLDAKHSAKNELRRIKSAERSENKAIKAQLKVARDADRTAVKVAEAQLKAAREGKLLSPTRIRRALTVSRLLAPVVVPVVYRAAIAARGAIDERRADRLGVPLSQLGQFSGVGGQLSARIAGAENSLRRVAEKKPKDAETKQFVAAMTERLSALSAAVTAAENMPGPRRRDAHAAIAGQLDGIDADLMARLGVM, from the coding sequence ATGGGCCTGTTCAAGCGCAAAAGCCGTGCGACGCGCCGCGCGGAGGCTCGGGCGATCAAGGCCCGCGCCAAGCTCGATGCCAAGCATTCGGCCAAAAACGAGCTCCGCCGCATCAAGTCCGCCGAGCGCTCCGAGAACAAGGCGATCAAGGCCCAGCTGAAGGTCGCGCGCGACGCCGACCGAACCGCGGTCAAGGTTGCCGAAGCGCAACTTAAGGCAGCGCGCGAGGGCAAACTTTTGTCCCCCACCCGGATCCGGCGCGCGCTGACCGTGTCCCGGCTGCTGGCCCCAGTCGTCGTCCCCGTGGTCTACCGCGCCGCCATCGCCGCGCGGGGTGCAATCGACGAGCGCCGCGCCGACCGTCTCGGAGTGCCCTTGAGTCAGCTTGGTCAGTTCTCCGGGGTCGGCGGGCAGCTGTCGGCACGCATCGCCGGCGCGGAGAACTCCCTGCGGCGGGTGGCCGAGAAGAAGCCCAAGGACGCCGAGACCAAACAATTCGTCGCCGCGATGACCGAACGGCTCAGCGCGTTGTCCGCGGCCGTCACCGCCGCGGAGAACATGCCCGGGCCACGGCGTCGGGACGCACATGCCGCGATCGCCGGTCAGCTCGACGGTATCGACGCCGATCTGATGGCTCGCCTGGGCGTCATGTGA
- a CDS encoding ImmA/IrrE family metallo-endopeptidase — MSASRRVTTAVNDVLDLAPRHGEITLTRLVAAVSEDRERPIEVTMADLPTGVCGQWRQYADHDVFLIQNGLPTWDRTLAHELGHLVLGHYGIPVTEAARDVAELASDDLIGYMLNQRTGCMGPGGEDVEQEAEDFAALLLYRLGRSPSDRSSIVQVRLGEAFG, encoded by the coding sequence GTGTCGGCCAGTCGCCGGGTCACCACCGCAGTCAACGATGTCTTGGATCTTGCGCCCCGCCACGGCGAAATCACGCTGACCCGGTTGGTTGCCGCCGTCAGCGAGGACCGCGAACGTCCCATCGAAGTCACTATGGCCGACCTGCCGACCGGCGTCTGCGGTCAGTGGCGTCAATACGCCGATCACGACGTCTTCCTCATCCAGAACGGCCTGCCCACCTGGGATCGCACCTTGGCCCACGAGCTGGGTCACCTCGTGCTCGGGCATTACGGCATCCCGGTCACCGAGGCCGCCCGCGATGTCGCGGAACTGGCCAGCGACGACCTCATCGGTTACATGCTCAACCAGCGCACCGGATGTATGGGGCCCGGCGGGGAGGACGTCGAGCAGGAGGCCGAGGATTTCGCGGCGCTGCTCTTGTACCGGCTGGGCCGCTCACCATCGGATCGGTCTTCGATTGTGCAAGTTCGCCTCGGAGAGGCGTTTGGTTGA
- a CDS encoding transcriptional regulator, protein MSTTFSARLNRLFDTVYPPGRGPHTSAEVIAALKSEGITMSAPYLSQLRSGNRTNPSSTTMTALANFFRIKPQYFTDDEYYEKLDKELTWLANMRDEGVRRIAARTVGLSPEAQQDIVSKVDELRRQEHLDD, encoded by the coding sequence ATGAGCACGACATTCTCGGCCCGACTGAATCGCCTGTTCGACACGGTGTATCCCCCCGGCCGGGGTCCTCATACCTCTGCGGAAGTGATCGCCGCGCTGAAGTCTGAAGGCATCACGATGTCCGCTCCGTACCTGTCGCAGCTGCGTTCAGGCAACCGGACCAACCCGTCGTCCACCACCATGACGGCGCTTGCCAACTTCTTCCGGATCAAGCCGCAGTACTTCACCGACGACGAGTACTACGAGAAGCTCGACAAGGAGCTGACCTGGCTGGCGAACATGCGCGACGAGGGCGTGCGACGCATTGCCGCGCGTACCGTCGGGCTGTCCCCGGAGGCCCAACAGGACATCGTGTCCAAGGTCGACGAGCTGCGTCGTCAGGAACACCTCGACGATTAG